One window from the genome of Roseofilum reptotaenium CS-1145 encodes:
- a CDS encoding two-partner secretion domain-containing protein, with protein sequence MNILINKSLASGKYGWVYFLVASILMYFNGGFASPAFAQSIIPAQDRVGTIVSPGNNQQFNIQGGTQAGQNLFHSFQQFGLTQGQIANFIAQPDIQNILGRVVGGDPSVINGLIQLSNSTANLYLINPAGILFGPNSSLNVPADFYATTATSIGLGIDQWFNIVGSNDWSTLTGTPAEFKFEGANPGSIVNLGDLQVNEQQTLGLIGGNTLNFGTLSAPRGRITISAVPGHNSVRISQDGHLLSLDLPVNSENTNSQAITPLTLPELLTSSKLDHAKSLTVNSQGQVVLTGSGIALPDRSGVAIASGTLDTSSITGGNINILGDRVGIIDAQINASGNQGGGIINIGGSFQGNGPLPNSEFTLVNENSIINADALLNGDGGNIVIWSDDTTQFSGQISARGGENSGNGGFVEVSGQSFLSYQGEVDTTAPQGKIGTLLLDPTNITVVPEGGDTSNLEDVNQFSDTDLNPSESITRINVSAINSAETNVTLQANENITFSAAVNMTFESIGLSAEAGTSIDVAESITTNNGNLTLDAPTININAPLSTGGGLVSLKDSTASTNSSITVNQNISTSGGDILLGGATAADTPNIDVNTVLNTEGGQFSAIANQITTGDITTSGGTVNVTADSTISLGSINTSSTTSSGGDVTLNSSQNIEVTSINTEGLTSGGNVDLTADGFVRVTGTFSASNSETASISTVGDTIGGSIAITHGGNGTTPFIVGDATTNGTAGAITRGTEAESTIGITNEYLEPHTQDTENIQIITTATNPTTDPTTSPPEVPPSDPTPPPSAEQPPGEQPPGEQPPGEQPPTGEQPPTGEQPPIEEQPPIGEQPPIGEQPPIGEQPPIGEQPPIGEQPPIGEQPPTGEQPPIGEQPPTGEQPPQDGNLNNPTNSAPQEFGENVDQLNTTREGLENSVSLNEQFGDFGPGGDLGAEGNFGPGGNFGEPGSDDPGGNFGEPGSDGPGSNFGEPGSDDPGSNFGEPGSDGPG encoded by the coding sequence ATGAACATACTTATTAATAAGAGTCTAGCTAGTGGGAAATATGGGTGGGTGTATTTTCTAGTGGCGAGTATCCTGATGTATTTCAATGGTGGATTTGCTTCGCCAGCTTTCGCTCAATCGATTATTCCGGCACAAGATAGGGTAGGGACTATTGTTTCTCCAGGGAATAATCAACAGTTTAATATTCAAGGCGGAACGCAAGCTGGGCAAAACCTCTTCCATAGTTTCCAACAATTTGGATTAACCCAGGGACAAATTGCTAACTTTATAGCTCAACCGGATATCCAAAATATTTTGGGTCGTGTGGTTGGTGGAGATCCTTCCGTGATTAATGGATTAATTCAACTGAGTAATAGTACGGCTAACCTCTATTTGATCAATCCTGCGGGTATTCTATTTGGACCAAATTCTAGTTTAAATGTGCCCGCAGACTTTTATGCGACTACAGCAACTTCAATAGGATTAGGAATCGATCAATGGTTTAATATAGTGGGTTCTAATGATTGGAGTACCTTAACAGGAACACCTGCGGAATTTAAATTTGAGGGGGCAAATCCTGGAAGCATTGTTAATCTGGGTGATTTACAAGTTAATGAACAGCAAACGCTAGGTTTAATTGGTGGTAATACGCTTAATTTTGGAACCCTATCCGCACCAAGGGGACGTATTACGATCTCTGCGGTTCCGGGACACAATTCGGTGCGGATCTCCCAAGACGGCCATCTATTAAGTTTAGATCTGCCTGTGAACTCGGAAAATACGAACTCTCAAGCCATTACCCCGTTAACACTTCCTGAACTGTTGACCAGCAGTAAACTGGATCATGCCAAAAGTTTAACGGTTAATTCCCAGGGACAGGTGGTGTTAACCGGATCGGGGATCGCGCTTCCAGATAGATCGGGAGTAGCGATCGCCTCCGGAACCCTCGATACGTCTAGTATAACCGGCGGAAATATAAATATTCTAGGCGATCGCGTTGGCATCATCGATGCCCAGATTAATGCTTCCGGAAACCAAGGCGGTGGAATCATCAACATTGGCGGTTCATTCCAAGGAAACGGCCCCCTTCCCAACAGCGAATTTACCCTAGTGAATGAAAACAGCATCATCAATGCCGATGCGCTCCTCAATGGAGATGGGGGAAATATTGTCATCTGGAGCGACGACACCACCCAATTTTCAGGTCAAATTAGTGCCAGAGGAGGAGAAAATTCTGGGAATGGCGGATTTGTCGAAGTTTCCGGTCAATCATTTTTAAGTTACCAAGGAGAAGTAGACACGACTGCACCTCAAGGAAAAATAGGAACGCTATTGCTTGATCCGACCAATATTACCGTGGTTCCTGAAGGAGGAGACACCAGTAACCTAGAAGATGTAAATCAATTTAGTGATACTGACCTGAATCCTAGCGAAAGTATTACCCGAATCAACGTAAGTGCTATTAATAGTGCAGAAACCAACGTCACCTTGCAAGCGAATGAAAATATCACCTTCAGTGCAGCAGTTAATATGACCTTTGAATCTATTGGACTCTCTGCTGAAGCTGGAACCTCTATAGATGTTGCGGAAAGCATCACCACCAATAATGGCAATCTTACCCTTGATGCTCCCACCATTAACATTAATGCTCCACTGAGTACAGGGGGAGGCTTAGTTTCCCTCAAAGATAGCACTGCATCAACTAACTCTTCTATTACCGTTAATCAGAACATTAGTACCAGCGGAGGAGATATTTTACTCGGTGGTGCAACGGCAGCAGATACTCCAAACATCGATGTGAATACAGTGCTGAATACAGAAGGGGGTCAGTTTAGTGCGATCGCCAATCAGATTACCACTGGAGATATCACTACCAGTGGTGGTACAGTCAATGTAACTGCTGATAGCACAATCTCCCTGGGCAGTATTAATACTTCTAGCACTACCAGTAGTGGAGGAGATGTTACTTTAAACAGTTCCCAAAATATAGAAGTAACCTCAATCAATACCGAAGGGTTAACCAGCGGAGGAAATGTTGACCTCACGGCTGATGGTTTTGTCCGCGTTACCGGAACCTTCAGCGCAAGCAATAGTGAAACTGCCAGTATTTCCACCGTTGGAGACACAATTGGTGGAAGTATCGCCATTACCCATGGTGGAAATGGCACCACCCCTTTTATTGTCGGCGATGCCACCACCAATGGTACAGCAGGCGCGATTACCAGAGGCACGGAGGCAGAATCAACGATTGGTATTACTAATGAATATCTAGAACCTCATACCCAGGATACAGAGAATATTCAAATCATCACAACTGCAACCAACCCAACAACAGACCCAACAACAAGTCCCCCAGAAGTCCCTCCCAGCGATCCGACTCCTCCCCCCAGTGCAGAACAACCTCCAGGAGAGCAACCTCCAGGAGAGCAACCTCCAGGAGAGCAACCTCCAACAGGAGAGCAACCGCCGACAGGAGAACAACCTCCGATAGAAGAACAACCTCCGATAGGAGAACAACCTCCGATAGGAGAACAACCTCCGATAGGAGAACAACCTCCGATAGGAGAACAGCCTCCGATAGGAGAACAGCCTCCGATAGGAGAACAGCCTCCGACAGGAGAACAGCCTCCGATAGGAGAACAGCCTCCGACAGGAGAACAGCCTCCCCAAGATGGTAACCTGAACAACCCCACTAATTCTGCCCCACAAGAGTTTGGGGAGAATGTTGACCAGTTAAACACCACTAGAGAAGGTTTAGAGAATTCCGTATCTTTGAATGAGCAGTTTGGCGATTTTGGCCCTGGAGGTGACTTGGGAGCAGAGGGCAATTTTGGTCCTGGAGGTAATTTTGGTGAACCCGGTTCCGATGATCCTGGAGGTAATTTTGGTGAACCCGGTTCCGATGGTCCTGGAAGTAATTTTGGTGAACCCGGTTCCGATGATCCTGGAAGTAATTTTGGTGAACCCGGTTCCGATGGTCCTGGAG
- a CDS encoding cache domain-containing protein produces the protein MKHIFFNRNHKNFPKFFSLSTQLRYSLILVGVVSVLTTGSILGYLSLKSELKKNQELQQKRSESAANKINNYLDNIQVKLRFLSTIRGLTNLDIKDQRNLLEGLIRYNNAYKSVAIIDRHGKVINLAFLNPEKEINLGQDMSKSPIFKYSFNKKDRYITSVHINKKNGLPQTILSVPIRNEEDQIDGVLIAEIDLSFLGLIVSNTTVGKTGYTYVLDERNIIVAKTGMMPEKFRFQHISNPNLLKYLFPEQKTQLNIYSGLYDQKVLGATTAIPSMKWKLVVELPVNEAYAPIARMLWITGVSLFIITLISMAIGFYRAHRILSPLKNLTEAALEIRKGNFDTKVEIVESDELGLLATTFNQMTAQVGKLFKVLEAEKTFVSTILDTAGSLVIVLDDRGRIVRFNRACEQTTLYSFKEVKNCFFWEIFLADDDRQQAQSNFSQFQNQCFDAQRSNLQFPIQYESSWITKDKRLRQIAWSDTVLLDDRGYIQYVISTGTDISDRKAAEEELKQAKESAEVALKNLRATQSQLIQAEKMSGLGQLVAGIAHEINNPINFIHGNILPAETYAQDLLSLIELYQKHYPDPSTEITQLIEEIELEFIFPDFRKILSSMKSGSERIREIVNSLRNFSRLDEDGIKEVDVHEGIENSLLILQNNLKGKLEQKEVKVIKKYGDLPKIECYPGQLNQVFMNILANGIDALENCRTISSESDEGKLPTLTISTSLCSPDRVMITIADNGPGICASIREQLFNPFFTTKPVGQGTGLGLSISYQIVVERHRGSLSCMSEVGGGAEFQIALPISQGVSRKN, from the coding sequence ATGAAACATATATTTTTTAATCGTAATCATAAAAATTTTCCTAAATTTTTCTCCCTGTCCACCCAACTCCGATACAGCCTGATTCTGGTCGGTGTTGTTAGTGTGTTGACTACAGGCAGTATCCTGGGATATTTAAGTCTGAAATCTGAGCTAAAAAAGAATCAAGAGTTACAACAAAAACGTTCAGAATCCGCGGCAAACAAAATCAATAATTACTTAGATAATATCCAAGTTAAATTGAGATTCTTATCGACAATTAGAGGACTGACAAATTTAGACATTAAAGATCAAAGGAATTTGTTAGAAGGATTAATTCGTTATAATAATGCCTATAAATCGGTCGCTATCATTGATCGTCACGGCAAAGTCATCAACTTAGCTTTTCTCAATCCAGAAAAAGAAATAAACCTGGGACAAGATATGAGTAAATCTCCGATTTTTAAGTACTCTTTTAATAAAAAAGATCGGTATATTACTTCTGTTCATATTAATAAAAAGAATGGTCTCCCTCAAACTATCTTATCTGTTCCCATTCGCAATGAGGAAGATCAAATAGATGGTGTGTTGATTGCTGAAATTGACTTAAGTTTTCTGGGATTGATAGTTTCCAATACTACCGTGGGAAAAACGGGTTATACATATGTTTTAGATGAGCGTAATATCATTGTTGCCAAAACAGGAATGATGCCAGAAAAATTTAGATTTCAACACATTTCTAATCCTAATTTGTTAAAATATCTTTTTCCTGAGCAGAAAACTCAACTCAATATTTATTCAGGATTGTACGATCAAAAAGTCTTAGGCGCAACTACTGCTATTCCCAGTATGAAATGGAAGTTAGTTGTTGAGTTACCAGTTAATGAAGCTTATGCACCGATCGCCAGAATGTTATGGATTACCGGTGTATCTTTATTTATTATTACACTTATTTCTATGGCGATTGGATTTTATCGTGCCCATCGCATTCTCTCTCCACTCAAGAATTTGACAGAAGCAGCCCTGGAAATTCGCAAAGGAAATTTTGATACTAAAGTCGAAATTGTAGAATCGGATGAATTAGGGCTTTTAGCTACCACATTTAATCAAATGACAGCTCAAGTAGGAAAGTTATTTAAAGTCTTGGAAGCAGAGAAAACTTTTGTTTCCACTATTCTAGATACCGCTGGATCTTTGGTTATTGTTTTAGATGATCGAGGCAGAATTGTTCGATTTAACCGTGCTTGCGAACAAACCACACTGTATTCCTTTAAAGAAGTTAAGAATTGTTTCTTTTGGGAGATATTCTTAGCAGATGATGATAGACAACAGGCTCAATCGAACTTCAGTCAATTTCAGAACCAGTGTTTTGATGCTCAACGGTCAAATTTACAATTTCCGATTCAATATGAGAGTTCTTGGATAACCAAAGATAAACGCTTACGGCAAATCGCTTGGTCGGATACCGTATTACTTGACGATCGAGGCTATATTCAATACGTGATTAGTACAGGAACCGATATTAGCGATCGCAAAGCCGCAGAAGAAGAACTCAAACAGGCAAAAGAATCCGCAGAAGTCGCACTGAAAAATCTACGAGCCACTCAAAGCCAACTGATTCAAGCTGAAAAAATGTCCGGTTTAGGTCAATTGGTAGCGGGAATTGCTCACGAAATCAATAATCCGATTAATTTTATCCATGGCAATATTTTACCGGCAGAAACTTATGCACAAGATCTATTAAGTTTAATTGAATTGTACCAAAAACATTATCCAGATCCCTCAACTGAAATCACACAATTGATAGAAGAAATAGAATTAGAATTTATATTTCCTGATTTTCGGAAGATTTTATCCTCTATGAAATCAGGCTCGGAACGAATTCGAGAAATTGTTAATTCACTCCGTAATTTTTCTCGTCTAGATGAAGATGGAATTAAGGAAGTTGATGTGCATGAAGGAATTGAGAATAGTTTGTTGATTTTGCAAAACAATCTAAAAGGAAAATTAGAACAAAAAGAAGTAAAGGTGATTAAGAAATATGGAGATCTGCCTAAAATCGAATGTTATCCAGGGCAATTAAATCAGGTTTTTATGAACATTTTAGCCAATGGCATTGATGCTCTAGAAAATTGCCGAACGATCTCCTCTGAGTCTGACGAGGGAAAGTTGCCAACTTTAACTATTAGCACTTCCTTATGCAGTCCAGATCGGGTGATGATTACAATCGCTGATAATGGTCCAGGGATATGTGCTTCCATAAGAGAACAATTGTTTAATCCCTTTTTTACGACTAAACCCGTGGGTCAAGGAACCGGTTTAGGCTTGTCCATTAGTTATCAAATTGTGGTGGAACGACATAGAGGAAGCTTATCTTGTATGTCTGAAGTCGGAGGGGGAGCAGAGTTTCAGATTGCACTTCCGATTTCCCAGGGTGTATCGAGAAAAAATTGA
- the asnS gene encoding asparagine--tRNA ligase: MTTKRIAEILRQGNPDDRLTIQGWVQTKRELKAFSFMEVNDGSCLANLQVVLDQEMADYDRVLKSLSTGASVEVEGVLVASPAKGQRVELKAETVVVYGEADENYPLQKKRHSFEFLRTIAHWRSRTNTLGAVFRVRNACAAAVHEFFQQRGFLWMHTPIITGNDCEGAGELLAVTSLDLKNVPHTKEQTVDYSQDFFGKPAYLTVSGQLEAEVMAMAFGNVYTFGPTFRAENSNTSRHLAEFWMIEPEMAFCDLEGNMDLAEQFLQFVFKSVLEKCPEDMEFFNQRIDNTVLATADNIINNQFERVTYTEAIALLEKAPDKFEFPVEWGLDLQSEHERYLAEKLFKKPVIVTDYPIEIKAFYMRVGDDGKTVRAMDVLAPNIGEIIGGSQREERLDILENRMRSHGINPEELWWYLDLRRFGTVPHAGFGLGFERLVQFMTGMGNIRDVIPFPRAPLSLDF, translated from the coding sequence ATGACCACAAAGCGCATTGCGGAAATTCTGCGTCAAGGAAACCCAGACGATCGCCTAACGATCCAAGGATGGGTACAGACGAAACGAGAACTGAAGGCATTTTCGTTTATGGAAGTCAATGATGGTTCCTGTTTGGCGAATTTGCAAGTAGTTCTGGATCAGGAGATGGCTGATTACGATCGGGTGCTGAAGTCTTTGAGTACCGGCGCATCGGTGGAAGTGGAAGGGGTTTTAGTGGCTTCTCCCGCGAAGGGACAACGGGTAGAGCTGAAAGCGGAAACGGTAGTGGTGTATGGGGAAGCAGATGAGAATTATCCCTTACAGAAGAAGCGCCACTCCTTTGAGTTCTTAAGAACGATCGCCCATTGGCGATCGCGAACTAATACGTTAGGGGCGGTTTTCCGCGTCCGTAATGCCTGTGCAGCAGCCGTTCATGAGTTTTTTCAACAACGGGGCTTTTTGTGGATGCACACGCCCATTATCACGGGGAATGATTGTGAAGGTGCGGGTGAATTGTTGGCAGTGACGAGCTTGGATCTGAAAAATGTGCCCCACACGAAAGAGCAAACGGTGGATTATTCCCAAGACTTTTTTGGCAAACCGGCCTATCTTACGGTCAGTGGACAATTGGAAGCTGAAGTGATGGCTATGGCCTTTGGGAATGTGTATACCTTTGGCCCCACGTTTCGGGCGGAGAACTCGAATACCTCGCGCCATTTGGCTGAGTTTTGGATGATTGAACCGGAAATGGCCTTTTGCGATCTAGAGGGCAATATGGATTTAGCCGAACAGTTTTTGCAGTTCGTGTTTAAGTCGGTGTTGGAGAAGTGCCCGGAGGATATGGAGTTTTTTAACCAACGGATTGATAACACGGTGTTGGCGACAGCAGATAATATTATTAACAATCAGTTTGAGCGGGTCACGTATACGGAAGCGATCGCCCTTTTGGAAAAAGCGCCGGATAAGTTTGAGTTTCCCGTAGAGTGGGGATTAGACCTGCAATCGGAACATGAGCGCTATCTTGCCGAGAAATTATTCAAAAAGCCAGTAATTGTCACCGATTATCCCATTGAAATTAAGGCTTTTTATATGCGCGTCGGCGATGATGGTAAAACGGTTCGGGCGATGGATGTCCTTGCACCCAATATTGGCGAGATTATTGGTGGTTCGCAACGGGAAGAGCGCTTAGATATCCTGGAAAATCGGATGCGATCACATGGTATTAATCCAGAAGAGTTATGGTGGTATTTAGATTTGCGCCGCTTTGGCACCGTTCCCCATGCCGGTTTTGGATTAGGCTTTGAACGGTTGGTGCAGTTTATGACGGGAATGGGCAATATTCGGGATGTGATTCCCTTCCCCCGCGCTCCTCTGAGTTTGGACTTTTAA
- a CDS encoding phosphoribosyltransferase has product MSNIILPFRDRQDAGEQLAIAIKPEIEQWQANLNHSGRVIVYALPRGGLPVAKPIAQALYCPLAVIVAKKITSANNQELAVGAITACGQVVWSTLSEEESQSRTWQSRQAVAQQRAQEQLATLSPHCPTVNPQGAIAILVDDGMATGMTMAVAILATRARCPAQIWVVTPVAPVGLEQQLGHWCDRMMILATPDPFLSVSRFYTQFEQVEMSEAIACLMTQSEWL; this is encoded by the coding sequence ATGAGCAACATTATCCTCCCGTTCCGCGATCGCCAAGATGCGGGTGAACAGTTGGCGATCGCGATTAAACCCGAAATTGAGCAGTGGCAAGCTAACTTGAATCACTCAGGAAGAGTAATTGTTTATGCTCTTCCCAGAGGAGGATTACCCGTAGCTAAACCCATTGCTCAGGCTCTCTACTGTCCCTTAGCTGTAATTGTAGCTAAAAAAATCACCAGTGCTAACAACCAAGAATTAGCTGTAGGTGCGATCACAGCCTGCGGTCAAGTGGTATGGTCCACCTTATCTGAAGAAGAAAGCCAAAGCAGAACGTGGCAAAGTCGGCAAGCCGTTGCCCAGCAAAGGGCCCAAGAACAGTTAGCCACTTTATCTCCCCACTGTCCGACAGTTAATCCTCAAGGGGCGATCGCCATTTTAGTGGATGATGGTATGGCCACGGGGATGACAATGGCTGTAGCAATTTTAGCGACCCGTGCCCGCTGTCCTGCTCAAATTTGGGTGGTAACCCCTGTTGCTCCCGTAGGTTTAGAGCAGCAGTTAGGACACTGGTGCGATCGAATGATGATTTTAGCGACCCCCGATCCCTTTTTAAGTGTAAGTCGGTTTTATACTCAATTTGAACAAGTCGAAATGTCAGAGGCGATCGCCTGTTTGATGACTCAATCTGAATGGTTATAG
- a CDS encoding zinc ribbon domain-containing protein: MVKCPRCKQAIASDAVSCPHCQFILKAHGHPGIPLHRSQGEGYLCDTCIYHADDTCDFPQRPTAKDCTLYHNQEQPLVPESRGQYRGGSWRWRSWFQKNSIWIILLALLIVSLWLSI, translated from the coding sequence ATGGTTAAATGTCCTCGATGTAAACAGGCGATCGCTTCTGATGCAGTCAGTTGTCCCCACTGTCAGTTTATCCTTAAAGCCCATGGTCATCCGGGTATTCCCCTCCACCGTTCCCAAGGAGAAGGCTATCTTTGCGACACTTGCATCTATCATGCTGATGATACCTGTGATTTTCCTCAACGGCCAACTGCTAAGGATTGCACTTTATACCATAATCAAGAACAACCCCTTGTTCCTGAATCGAGGGGACAGTATAGAGGAGGGAGTTGGCGATGGCGATCGTGGTTTCAAAAAAACTCTATTTGGATTATCCTCTTAGCCCTATTGATTGTCAGCTTATGGCTATCGATTTAA
- the sodN gene encoding superoxide dismutase, Ni, whose amino-acid sequence MHFFKTIATQVKTWFPAPAVHAHCDGPCGVYDPASARIAAEAVLSMTKKILDLQPPAPDDAKAMAAYNNTLSRYIQIKEEQAHLAKTELLVLWTDYFKPVHLEQFPDLHTKFWNIAKLCSACKVEVSLQHANELMDAIKEIQEIFWATKNRTDVPWYKAS is encoded by the coding sequence ATGCACTTCTTCAAAACGATTGCTACCCAAGTAAAAACTTGGTTTCCAGCTCCTGCTGTTCATGCTCATTGTGATGGACCTTGTGGTGTGTATGATCCTGCATCAGCTAGAATTGCGGCTGAAGCAGTTTTATCCATGACCAAGAAAATTCTGGATTTGCAACCTCCAGCCCCTGACGATGCCAAAGCAATGGCAGCGTATAACAATACGCTCTCTCGCTATATTCAAATCAAAGAAGAGCAAGCGCACTTAGCAAAGACAGAACTGTTAGTTTTATGGACAGATTACTTTAAACCCGTTCATTTAGAGCAGTTTCCTGATTTACACACCAAATTTTGGAACATTGCTAAGTTGTGTTCTGCTTGCAAAGTGGAAGTTAGCCTACAACACGCCAATGAGTTAATGGATGCCATCAAAGAGATCCAAGAAATTTTCTGGGCTACCAAAAATCGGACTGATGTTCCTTGGTATAAAGCCAGCTAA
- the sodX gene encoding nickel-type superoxide dismutase maturation protease codes for MPQIRDSNLVDILLWLLRQRQRFRVEGISMLPVLQPGDEVLVDRRAYRYERPSVNDVVVIWSPQQPDLRLIKRVISIDQSGACFVQGDNRSCSTDSWSFGWVEPQCLVGRVTSRFLND; via the coding sequence ATGCCTCAAATCCGAGACAGTAACCTTGTGGATATATTACTTTGGTTATTGAGGCAGAGGCAGCGTTTTCGTGTTGAAGGCATTTCCATGTTGCCTGTGTTGCAACCGGGAGATGAAGTTTTGGTTGATAGACGGGCATATCGATATGAGCGACCCTCCGTAAACGATGTTGTTGTGATTTGGTCTCCTCAGCAACCCGATTTGCGTCTTATCAAACGGGTCATTTCTATCGATCAAAGTGGAGCTTGTTTTGTACAAGGTGACAATCGATCGTGTAGTACAGATAGTTGGAGTTTTGGATGGGTCGAACCGCAATGTCTTGTTGGTCGGGTCACCAGTCGATTCTTGAACGACTAA
- a CDS encoding single-stranded DNA-binding protein, translating to MNSCILIAQIVQDPQLRYTPDETAVTEMLVQFAATKAEDPPHTLKAVGWGNLATEIAQGYHQGDRVILQGSLRMNTFDRPEGFKEKRAELIVSRIHNVHGEPVATQPLATVGATASVQDNVIPMSTPASASPRPQPTPAPVAPPPANIQPLEEDEIPF from the coding sequence ATGAATAGTTGTATTTTAATCGCCCAGATTGTCCAAGATCCTCAACTGCGCTATACGCCAGATGAGACAGCAGTAACAGAGATGTTAGTCCAGTTCGCGGCGACGAAGGCAGAAGATCCACCCCATACGTTGAAGGCAGTGGGATGGGGAAACTTAGCAACGGAAATTGCCCAAGGGTATCATCAAGGGGATCGGGTGATTCTTCAGGGTAGCCTGAGAATGAATACGTTCGATCGCCCAGAAGGATTTAAGGAAAAACGGGCAGAGTTGATCGTTTCCCGTATCCATAATGTCCATGGGGAACCCGTAGCAACTCAGCCTTTAGCAACTGTGGGGGCAACTGCCAGCGTCCAGGATAACGTCATTCCTATGTCTACTCCTGCTTCAGCATCTCCTCGTCCCCAACCCACTCCAGCTCCGGTTGCGCCACCCCCTGCGAATATTCAACCCTTGGAAGAAGATGAAATTCCATTTTAG
- the lipB gene encoding lipoyl(octanoyl) transferase LipB, translated as MGLEAIAARGCQVWQLGLLPYERTWQWQQELVAERRENPELEDVLMLLEHPPVYTLGRGATLDFLKFDPDRPPAELHRVERGGEVTYHCPGQLVGYPILNLTYYQRDLHWYLRQLETVLIETLRVYGLRADRIPGLTGVWLNGYKVGAIGIKVSRWITMHGFSLNVNPDLEGFKAIVPCGIGDRPVGTLAQFAPHISLTDIRQTLPEIFAQVFQVSLVMR; from the coding sequence ATGGGATTAGAGGCGATCGCAGCTCGCGGCTGTCAGGTTTGGCAACTGGGACTGCTGCCCTATGAAAGGACATGGCAATGGCAGCAAGAACTGGTGGCCGAACGGCGAGAGAATCCTGAGTTAGAAGATGTGTTAATGTTGCTCGAACATCCTCCCGTCTATACTCTGGGACGAGGAGCCACCCTAGACTTTCTCAAATTCGATCCGGATCGCCCCCCAGCAGAACTCCATCGCGTCGAACGGGGAGGCGAGGTCACCTATCACTGTCCCGGTCAATTGGTGGGCTATCCAATTTTGAATTTAACCTACTATCAACGGGATCTCCATTGGTATCTGCGGCAACTAGAAACGGTTTTAATTGAGACGCTTCGGGTTTATGGCTTAAGAGCCGATCGCATTCCGGGTTTAACTGGGGTTTGGCTCAATGGGTATAAAGTGGGGGCGATCGGCATTAAGGTCAGTCGTTGGATTACCATGCATGGCTTCTCCCTCAACGTCAATCCCGATCTCGAAGGCTTTAAGGCGATCGTTCCTTGTGGAATTGGCGATCGCCCCGTCGGGACTCTAGCGCAATTCGCTCCCCACATTTCCCTCACCGACATCCGCCAAACCCTCCCAGAGATCTTTGCCCAAGTCTTTCAGGTATCCCTGGTGATGAGATAG
- the hpf gene encoding ribosome hibernation-promoting factor, HPF/YfiA family, translated as MKLVIQGKNIEITDAIREYVHQKVEKAVSHFENLTTEVDVNLSVARNPRINPKQTAEVTIYANGTVIRSEESSEDLYASIDLVADKIARRLRKYKEKRHNNKHKTKGEIEPPEILEDTEEISDLLANRTPELPADVVRTKYFAMPPMSVEEALEQLQLVGHDFFMFRNAQTGEINVIYERNHGGYGVLMPRNGNGHTHGRNGSTAQANAPVSSNA; from the coding sequence ATGAAGCTTGTTATCCAGGGAAAAAACATTGAAATAACAGATGCAATTCGTGAATATGTTCATCAAAAAGTCGAAAAGGCTGTCAGTCATTTTGAGAATCTGACAACAGAGGTTGATGTCAATCTTTCAGTAGCTCGTAATCCCCGGATAAACCCCAAGCAGACGGCTGAAGTGACCATTTATGCTAATGGAACAGTCATTCGGTCAGAGGAGAGCAGTGAAGACCTCTACGCCAGCATAGATTTAGTGGCAGATAAGATTGCTCGACGGCTGCGTAAGTATAAGGAAAAGCGTCACAACAACAAACACAAAACCAAGGGAGAGATTGAACCCCCTGAAATTCTGGAAGACACGGAAGAGATTAGCGATCTACTGGCTAATCGTACTCCGGAACTGCCCGCAGATGTAGTCAGAACCAAGTATTTTGCCATGCCTCCGATGAGTGTGGAAGAAGCTCTTGAACAGTTGCAACTCGTGGGCCATGATTTCTTTATGTTCAGAAATGCACAAACGGGAGAAATCAATGTGATTTATGAGCGCAACCATGGCGGATATGGAGTGCTCATGCCCCGCAATGGCAATGGCCATACTCATGGTCGCAATGGTTCAACCGCTCAAGCGAATGCGCCTGTAAGCTCCAATGCTTAA